Genomic window (Argopecten irradians isolate NY chromosome 2, Ai_NY, whole genome shotgun sequence):
TTGATAAATACTTTTTACCAAAGTGTTAAGTATTTGATAACAATGATGTTTTGTGtggttttattgtaaaattgacATTTGCAATGCTCGTAGTAGGCActcaaaaatctttttttatctTAAGATACATGGATGCTTTCATCTGTAATGCATTTCTTAAATCTATATCGCACACGTAATGCTTCATTATAATACCTCTAACCAGGCAAATAATCGCAACCATAAAataaacacaaccatataccattTTTGCATTTAATATATCTTATGATGTGTATTTTGCTCCAGGACAGTCACATTTCAAATACTTTATAATGAATATAAGGCATTCAATTAACGGGAACAGACAAGGGCCGGAAGTCCGGAAGTTGTTAATGACGATTTTTAGTTTACAAATAGAGATCAATAGTCTCTTAGTTCGTCTTCAGAACGCCTTTGGCTGGTTTGAATGAATTGATCACGCGATTCTCAAACAGGCAATGACCCCCAATTCGTGATTCTTGTATTTTATGCCTTAATATGTTTTATCTAGATCTCTGGGTCGTTCTGTGTAAGGTATTGAATCATTAGGAACGGCGACTCTTACGAAGGGGTTAATAAAGTTGCATGTATAGCTGGGATTGGCTCAGATGTCATGTCAGAGCGACATTAGCAAGGTATTGCACAGAAACATATCTTAGGCATTTCTTGTACTGTCGATCTTAGTAGAATATTTGAATGGTGTGTGATAATTGACACCATAACTCGTCAGGTCTGATGTTAATATAGACTAtatttattttagataaatgCATGCTAAGTTATTCACATTACAAACGTCATGTTTGATGCAGGAGTGTTGGAGTGAAACAGAACATGGGTGTCAGGAGAAAACTGTTAACAAGCGATCCTTGATCTTTTAACATTAATGGCGGGGACTGAACATCAGCCAGTTAGGTGAAAAGCCTAATCACCAAGTCTAGTTTTGTATCCAGTAGAATGACTCCTGCCCGTTCGATGATACATCCATGCCATGCTCTAAGAAGCCCGAGATGTCAGTTGTACAAAATGTAGATGACCATTTCTCAGTGGCACTGCGGTTCATGTATCTAGTGATCTTCAAGATTGTCCGATGTATGACTAAAGACAGCAGACGCGATAAACCATTAGGTAATCGCTTTTATCCTTAACTAATTACGTTATGTACAGTTTTGTGGATACCATCagtattttgttgtatttcaatataaaaaaatacaccgCAGTCATTATATAAAGATCGGGTTAGGGTTTTCTGTCTGTTGACTCTGGCTGTCTGCTTCAAAGAGATACAAATGTATCTTTATAAACGGTCCTTGAATAACATGGTCAGTTACGGACGGCCTTCCGTGGATGAAATATCTGAtttgtgcgtgttttggaagactgcagtacaaatatatatattcgtgTGGTATTTtcttgcccttttcatagtgctatatcactgaattaCGCTACCGAACACACCAAGAAACACACCCCTTCCGGTCACATAGCAACAACAGGCAAACAAGTCGTCCAACTCCATTTATATTGCGCTCTAAGCAGAAGTAGAAACTACCTCTTTCTTAAACTAAAGTCtatctcggccaggggatagaacccagagcttacaggggcgagcgctaaaccgaaggccaaaagtgaagcggaatcaagggagacgttaggaagagaACAGAGAAGCTAAATTTACTCGCCTTTTACAAGCATGCAATAGGAGTAGCAGGTACAAGGTTAACGCCATACATGCTAAAACGACCAACCAAAGTTTTTTTTACGCATTGTAACCTATTGTTTAATCCCAAAGTTCTAGCACAAAATAATTGTCTAGTAACGTAAATTTCAAGCACGGACTTGTAAATGACAGGGGTCACCTGTCCGATCAGGTAGAATTTGTCCGGGCACTCCGCTTACACGCGGATCATAGAAACTTAAAAACGGTTATATACCTAGTTTAATAATCGATGTAAAGCAAATATAGTTATATAGAGATAatctaaaatatcaatataatatgatATGTTGCGCTATCAGACAGAGTTAAAATTACGAATTCGaatgtttcaaataaattactgtaaaacaactcATTATTGCATGCAACTGAACTCCGCGTTATCCGAGGGTGACATTCCCGAAACTAAATCCAGTAGTAATATCAACTACAACAACAATAGGAAATAATAATTGCAAATAGCCGCTTTAAAGTGACTGTTAAAAGTCATTAGGCTTTAGAATGGAAACCTAAGTCACCGAGACAATACTTTGGTTAACAACTGTTTCCTGGATTTCTCTTCGCCACTAATTAATAATCTAATACTATGGGTAGACTGCGTGGTTTATTTTGTTGTGAAGACGGGACCAATTGACATCATGAATAACTAACGAAATTTGCATTCGACGTGTTTATATagataaatttatttttctgataaTGGGAAAGAGCTAAAATAATTAAGCAAACAACTCTTTCTACGTCATGCTTTTATGAGAGTTGTTTCGAATAGAAAACTATTATCCATTTGATAgattgatattaattttgtgtattgaaataaacataaatcgTTTGTCACTTCAATCATTTTCTCTCTTGTTGTTTTCTCCCTGAATTCACCACGGCACAAGAGCCATTTTTAACTTCATCCCATTCGTGAAAACATGCTGGTAGATATATGGCACATAAAGTAGTTTGCATTTGTATGGAAACACTGCATGTAAGACATAATATAGGACTTCCTAAGTGGTCCTGAAAGGATTTCCGATTGATTTAGTGTAAGCATTGGCAATAGGCTAGAAACAGATAACTGTCACCGTTGTTGTTCATTCAATAACTGTCGTTATTCGTGCCTAGCATGACAGCCAAGCCTGCCACTTTGTCGGTATGATAGGTGTGGTACGGACGTGGAACTCTGCCGTTCTAGTTACTGGAGATTTTACAGTATTTCAGTGACAGCGGACCTTCCTTCGTACAGCGCGGGCTTGTTAGCGAGAAATTACGGCACTGATAATTTGATTTGAACAGCTATCTTGATTTAGTGCGCGTATAGAGTTATGGTTTATTCTCTAATAGGATTTTGAATTGCTAAAATTACTTGCAATGAACAATCTGATGGCTCATTGTAATCAAATTCGTGTAATCGTTCAATTCCATATATTGTTTGAACACTATTATTAAAAGGTCGCCGTTAGGATCCTGGGTCGATAACGTAAAGCTCGTTTCAGCTCTTTTACTGGAATGCCATATTTTGAATTAAACGACTCTGTACTAGAACTAGACGCTAATATCTCTACATGTGGCCCGTCGGAAGCTGGCTGTCTTGATACTTTGTTACCTATGGAAAATTCATCAGTCATTTTCGGGATTGCTAATAACGGAAGTGGCATATCGTCCGAACCAACAACTAATAACTATACACTTCTCTTCAAAACAGTGTCCGTTACCATAGCGATTATTATATTCATTGTAGGATTTGTTGGAAATATTCTCGTTGTTTTGGTAGTATGGAGGACCAAGAGTATGCACACCCCAACCAATTGCTACCTGTTAAGCTTATCTGTGGCTGATTGTCTAGTTCTTCTATCTGCAACACTGCCGGCCGTGCCTGAACCGTTTTACCAAGTTAATGAATGGCCATGGGGCCATGTAATGTGTTCGATACTGatatttttacaatatctaGGTGTCGATGCATCGGCACTATCCATGACGGCTTTTACTGTGGAACGATATATTGCAATATGTCACCCAATGAAAGCTCAACGAATGTGCACTGTGAAAAGGGCTATGAAAATTACCGCAGGGATTTGGATATTCACAATCATGTATACGGCCCCTTGGCTTGGGTTAACGATGACAAGGCGAGATCCCAGATCCGGGATAGAAAAGTGCACATATCGACTGAAAAGGAACCAGTATTTGTTCTATTATATGACAGATTTGATAGCATTTTATGTGTTGCCGCTCATTATTGCTGCATGTCTATATGGTTTAATAGCTCGTATATTATTCAGCACTAACATTTCCAAAACACCCGGAGGAAAGTATAAAGAAAACGGCCAGTATCGCGTGAAGAAAAACACCAGTTCAAGGAAACAGGTACGTCAACTGTTTGATTGTAAATACAGTTCTTAACACAATTATCTAATTTTACAAACATTACATTGATACGCCTATTATTTACCTGtatcaaaataatatgtaataaaGTGATTCGggatatttttatgtaaattatattacTTTCCCATTACCttcattaaaaaatcatttataattttatttgataattatcCTATTAACTGGacatttattaaaaacatgCATGTTGAATACaacaaatgatataaatattttcctgTGAAATGAGGGCATTGATGTGTCATTGAGTACAGTCTTTAAGTTGAAAATAACATTAATGTAGATAGTATCTAACGTATTTCATTATGTTATATTCGTTACTTTTTTTGTCATTTCTATCCATCGAAAAATATAGTGTATGCTACTCCCTCGATGTTATTGAAGCGTACTACCAAGCAATATTTGCGATATTCTTGGATCTTTTATATCTTCCGTAGtatgttttgaagaaaaaatatgttcCTAACTGTATCATATCAATCTAGACTCTGTGGTACAGATCGTCGCATTTTGCATGTGTCATCCAGGACATCTTCGTATTGGAAAACATGTTTTGGTGTGTATCTCTAAAATAATCTCCCTTCTAGTCATCTATATCTGTAGACTGAAGATTAACGGTTTGTGTGTTTTAAAAATTCTCACAATGTACACTGTTTTAATTGTTCCTAACAACTTGCATGTAcagaaatttaattaatttgagGAGAAGTCatgtatttgtgaaaaaaatgttatatataaaccatCAACGTGCgtcattatattttaattgtcaCGTAGCATGCCTACTAATTAGAACTTAACAGTGGTACATCAACCAGAACtctaaacaaatacaataattgAATAT
Coding sequences:
- the LOC138316700 gene encoding thyrotropin-releasing hormone receptor-like; amino-acid sequence: MPYFELNDSVLELDANISTCGPSEAGCLDTLLPMENSSVIFGIANNGSGISSEPTTNNYTLLFKTVSVTIAIIIFIVGFVGNILVVLVVWRTKSMHTPTNCYLLSLSVADCLVLLSATLPAVPEPFYQVNEWPWGHVMCSILIFLQYLGVDASALSMTAFTVERYIAICHPMKAQRMCTVKRAMKITAGIWIFTIMYTAPWLGLTMTRRDPRSGIEKCTYRLKRNQYLFYYMTDLIAFYVLPLIIAACLYGLIARILFSTNISKTPGGKYKENGQYRVKKNTSSRKQVVRMLIVIVGVFATLWLPYRAMVVYNSFSKQQYLDIWFLLFCRVMIYINSAINPILYNAMSVKFRRAFQKVLCCVKTLVDFFFILGIHNVKQQIEVYSDGTCFERTTLGANRNLHQENTYLMLPPKNISKSSESVNYSKASTENISL